One stretch of Mycobacterium riyadhense DNA includes these proteins:
- a CDS encoding fumarylacetoacetate hydrolase family protein: MTVSILRTADGWWVQTATGAARVSTDAATTRELLADRAAIDDAARSTDTVPIDSLELLSPVTLPCRVVAQAVNYASHVRDVGRDPAKTQLTFFRKASGSITGPFDDIVKPDHVQLLDYEVEIGLVIGRAVPVGTEVIDANLADFVCGLAVTNDVSARDVQQAKGQYYEAKSYPTFTPVGPALVLLDADELERFGELRVQLQVNGEERQNSVVKGDMIYPPVQALQALSRFQRLDAGDLILTGTPVGTAVRKPKDAPAGPPTLEGFLASQAQNPLYLHDGDVVEATVATDDGTINLGTQRNVVRYA, from the coding sequence ATGACCGTCTCGATTCTCCGCACCGCCGATGGTTGGTGGGTGCAAACCGCTACCGGGGCCGCTCGCGTCTCAACGGATGCCGCCACCACTCGCGAGCTGCTGGCCGACCGAGCGGCCATCGACGACGCCGCGCGCAGCACTGACACGGTTCCTATCGACAGCCTGGAGCTGCTATCGCCGGTGACTTTGCCGTGTCGAGTGGTGGCCCAGGCAGTCAACTACGCCTCCCACGTCAGAGACGTCGGCCGCGACCCTGCCAAGACGCAGCTGACCTTTTTCCGTAAGGCGTCCGGTTCAATCACTGGGCCATTTGATGACATCGTCAAACCCGACCATGTCCAGCTTTTGGACTACGAAGTGGAGATCGGGCTGGTCATCGGCCGCGCTGTACCTGTCGGCACTGAGGTCATCGACGCAAACCTGGCCGATTTCGTCTGCGGTCTGGCGGTGACCAACGATGTGTCGGCGCGAGACGTGCAACAGGCCAAAGGCCAGTACTACGAAGCGAAGTCCTATCCGACATTCACACCGGTCGGGCCCGCGCTGGTGCTACTCGATGCCGATGAGCTTGAGCGCTTCGGGGAGCTGCGGGTACAGCTGCAGGTCAACGGCGAGGAACGCCAGAACAGTGTGGTCAAGGGCGACATGATCTATCCCCCGGTCCAAGCGCTGCAGGCGCTGTCCCGTTTCCAGCGCTTAGACGCCGGCGACCTGATATTGACCGGCACCCCGGTGGGCACCGCGGTCAGGAAGCCCAAAGATGCCCCCGCCGGCCCACCGACCTTAGAAGGGTTCTTGGCCAGCCAGGCGCAAAATCCGTTGTACCTGCATGACGGCGACGTGGTGGAAGCAACCGTGGCCACCGACGATGGCACCATCAACCTCGGCACTCAACGGAACGTGGTCAGGTACGCGTGA
- a CDS encoding lipocalin-like domain-containing protein, translating into MTELSDVFGVWRLRSYFLQNVKTSERIEPFGARPNGVLILLPEGRMAALLTAEGQKLPATEAEEADAFRHTIAYSGQFRLEPPDRFITMVDVAWSQPWVGSEQARKFALDGETLHIISDPTRSPLTGDDVVEGVLSWVRERAMDGG; encoded by the coding sequence GTGACGGAACTGTCTGACGTATTTGGGGTTTGGCGCCTGAGAAGCTACTTCTTGCAGAACGTGAAGACGAGCGAGCGCATCGAGCCATTCGGGGCCCGGCCAAACGGTGTTCTGATCCTGCTCCCCGAAGGTCGCATGGCAGCGTTGCTGACCGCTGAAGGACAGAAACTACCCGCAACCGAAGCTGAAGAAGCCGACGCATTTCGACACACAATCGCGTATTCCGGGCAGTTCCGCCTGGAGCCACCGGACCGATTCATCACGATGGTCGATGTTGCGTGGTCTCAACCCTGGGTAGGTTCCGAGCAGGCGCGGAAATTCGCGCTTGATGGCGAGACGCTCCACATCATCAGCGATCCCACCCGCTCTCCGCTGACCGGCGACGACGTAGTCGAAGGCGTACTGTCGTGGGTTCGCGAGAGGGCAATGGATGGAGGGTAG
- a CDS encoding ISNCY family transposase has translation MFRTVGDQVSLWEAVLPAELLKLPDELARVDGLLDDPVFFAPFEPFFDTRIGRPSTPMETYLRLMFLKFRYRLGYESLCREVADSITWRRFCRIGLDGSVPHPTTLMKLTTRCGSAAVDGLNEVLLAKAAEAKLLRTNRIRVDTTVVPANVAYPTDSSLLAKATRRIAGIGKRIQAAGGAVRTQLRDRSRAAGKRAHAIASKLRSRAALGRDEAKAAVLTSTGELAVLAKTAAREAERLLVNAKRAVRRAQVKAADLRARGEHDAAAGRRRGRLVRAVNDLAKLLEATRQIVAQTQQRVAGHIPDGASRRVSLHDGDARPIAKGRLGRPVEFGHKAQIVDNDDGIVLDHRVEQGNPPDAPQLAPAVKRVTKRARRTPGTVTADRGYGEERVENDLHDLGVRTVVIPRKGKPGKARQAEEHRPAFRRTIKWRTGSEGRISTLKRNYGWSRSSIDGTEGTRIWTGHGVLAHNLVKISGLAA, from the coding sequence GTGTTTCGTACTGTAGGCGATCAGGTGTCGCTTTGGGAGGCAGTGCTTCCCGCGGAGTTGTTGAAGTTGCCCGATGAGTTGGCGCGGGTCGATGGGCTGCTCGATGATCCGGTGTTCTTCGCCCCGTTCGAGCCGTTCTTCGATACACGGATCGGGCGTCCGTCCACGCCGATGGAGACCTATCTGCGGTTGATGTTCTTGAAGTTCCGTTACCGGCTGGGCTATGAGTCGCTGTGCCGAGAAGTCGCGGATTCGATCACTTGGCGCCGGTTCTGCCGGATCGGACTGGATGGGTCGGTGCCGCATCCGACCACGTTGATGAAGCTGACCACCCGGTGTGGCAGTGCGGCGGTCGACGGGCTCAATGAGGTGCTGTTGGCCAAGGCGGCTGAGGCGAAGTTGTTGCGTACTAATCGGATTCGGGTGGATACCACGGTGGTGCCGGCTAATGTGGCCTATCCGACCGATTCGAGTCTGCTGGCCAAGGCGACGCGCCGGATCGCCGGGATCGGCAAGCGGATCCAGGCCGCTGGGGGCGCGGTGCGCACCCAGCTGCGGGACCGCTCCCGCGCGGCGGGCAAGCGCGCGCACGCGATCGCGTCGAAACTGCGCTCTCGCGCCGCGCTGGGCCGCGACGAGGCCAAGGCCGCGGTGCTGACCAGCACCGGGGAGCTGGCTGTGCTGGCCAAAACCGCGGCGCGCGAGGCCGAGCGGCTACTGGTCAACGCCAAGCGGGCGGTGCGCCGGGCCCAGGTCAAAGCTGCCGACCTGCGCGCCCGCGGCGAGCATGATGCAGCAGCCGGCCGGCGACGTGGCCGGCTGGTGCGTGCGGTCAACGACCTGGCCAAACTGCTGGAAGCGACGCGGCAGATCGTGGCGCAGACCCAGCAGCGCGTCGCCGGGCACATCCCGGACGGGGCGAGTCGGCGGGTCAGCCTTCACGACGGCGATGCCCGCCCGATCGCCAAGGGCAGGCTGGGCCGGCCGGTCGAGTTCGGGCACAAGGCCCAGATCGTCGACAACGACGACGGCATCGTCCTGGACCACCGTGTGGAGCAAGGCAATCCACCCGACGCGCCGCAACTAGCGCCCGCGGTCAAACGGGTCACCAAACGCGCCCGGCGTACCCCGGGCACCGTCACCGCCGACCGCGGCTACGGCGAGGAACGCGTCGAAAACGACCTGCACGACCTCGGTGTACGTACGGTCGTGATACCGCGAAAAGGCAAACCCGGCAAGGCTCGGCAAGCCGAGGAACACCGGCCAGCCTTCCGACGAACAATCAAGTGGCGCACCGGCAGCGAAGGCCGCATCAGCACTCTCAAACGAAACTACGGTTGGAGCCGCTCCTCCATCGATGGCACCGAAGGAACCCGAATCTGGACCGGACACGGCGTCCTCGCCCACAACCTAGTCAAGATCAGCGGCCTCGCAGCATGA
- a CDS encoding glycosyltransferase, with the protein MPIISVLTPTQQARRDFLLEAGRSLMNQALPPSWTLEWIVQEDGESPKLSEDVALFPFARYQSNRKQLGEGQTRNLALVRALGELVHVLDDDDLLLPGALAMAIDTFANYPQIHWVAAQVDDLLPGNRRVSITAPITPGIIEPGVVNDYICDVCARNEPFLWPVHTAGLTIRTTTIRALGGWGSYPVGADVALLTALTELTPGYLLSTITWLYRRHSQQVTASNDWKDLAPQIAAQRITAIRELGLGCL; encoded by the coding sequence ATGCCAATAATTTCCGTATTGACCCCAACTCAGCAAGCACGACGCGACTTCCTGCTTGAAGCAGGTCGAAGTCTAATGAATCAGGCGCTCCCCCCTAGCTGGACATTAGAATGGATTGTTCAAGAGGACGGCGAATCTCCGAAGCTAAGCGAAGACGTCGCCCTCTTTCCGTTCGCTAGGTACCAGTCCAATCGTAAGCAACTCGGCGAAGGGCAAACCCGCAATCTTGCCTTAGTTCGTGCCCTAGGCGAGCTTGTTCACGTTCTCGACGACGATGATCTGTTACTGCCCGGCGCCCTTGCCATGGCAATTGACACATTCGCAAATTACCCCCAAATCCATTGGGTAGCAGCACAAGTCGATGACTTACTCCCCGGTAACCGTCGGGTATCCATCACCGCACCAATCACCCCTGGAATCATCGAGCCCGGAGTGGTCAACGACTACATCTGCGATGTCTGCGCTCGTAACGAGCCATTTCTATGGCCAGTGCACACTGCGGGATTGACCATACGCACCACCACCATACGCGCATTAGGTGGATGGGGCAGCTACCCCGTAGGAGCCGATGTCGCACTCCTTACTGCTCTCACAGAATTAACACCAGGCTATCTACTCTCAACCATTACTTGGCTCTACCGCAGACACTCCCAACAAGTCACCGCGTCCAACGATTGGAAAGATCTAGCACCACAGATCGCCGCCCAACGCATAACCGCCATCAGAGAATTGGGACTGGGCTGCTTGTGA
- a CDS encoding transposase translates to MSVPAGRCQTTCPATGPRRAPLPGFASRHRSLDAEITELLAATEGQILTTLPGVAVTRAAAFAAFSLPIARFSDAEHLYSATGLAPALYQSATLHRRS, encoded by the coding sequence ATGTCTGTCCCCGCCGGCCGATGCCAAACAACGTGCCCGGCGACTGGACCGAGACGTGCACCGCTACCGGGCTTTGCAAGCCGACATCGCTCACTTGATGCCGAGATCACCGAGCTGCTCGCCGCCACGGAAGGTCAGATCTTGACCACATTGCCCGGAGTCGCAGTCACCCGCGCCGCCGCATTTGCGGCGTTCAGCCTGCCGATTGCGCGCTTCTCCGACGCTGAGCACCTGTATTCGGCAACCGGTTTAGCACCCGCTCTCTACCAGTCGGCGACCCTACATCGCCGGAGCTGA
- a CDS encoding IS4 family transposase, with the protein MPRAGWRKPESDRRLSDLVSVGVLTRVFPATVVDEVIEQAGRTQQRHRSLPARVMAYFAIAMGLYSEGSYEDVLAQLTDGLAWASGWREEYRLPGKSAIFQARERLGSAPLASLFSRVARPLAGPQTPGAWLAERRLVAIDGSCLDVADTPANDEYFSRPGAGGRGEKAAFPQARILGLAECATHAVFAATIGGYRDSEAKLAEKLLDALTPDMLLLADRGFFSYALWRKALATGADLLWRVRTDAYAPQPVHVQDLADGSWLAHLQSSADRRSEPMLARVIDYTIDDGRENSTSYRLFTTLTDPEQAPAVELAAAYAQRWEIENTFDELKTHQRGPQVVLRSKSPDLVLQEIWGHLCCHYAIRTLMAQAAEHAGEDPDRVSFTAALRITRQSVAQQGAFPP; encoded by the coding sequence ATGCCTCGTGCGGGTTGGCGGAAGCCTGAGTCGGATCGCCGGTTGTCAGATTTGGTGTCGGTGGGGGTGCTGACGCGGGTGTTTCCCGCAACGGTGGTGGATGAGGTGATCGAGCAGGCCGGTCGCACTCAGCAGCGGCATCGGTCGTTGCCGGCGCGGGTGATGGCGTATTTCGCGATCGCGATGGGCCTGTATTCAGAGGGCTCGTATGAGGATGTGTTGGCCCAGCTCACTGATGGTTTGGCGTGGGCGTCGGGGTGGCGTGAAGAGTATCGACTGCCGGGTAAGTCGGCGATCTTTCAGGCTCGTGAGCGGCTGGGATCGGCCCCGTTGGCCAGCTTGTTTTCCCGGGTAGCCCGCCCGTTAGCCGGACCGCAAACCCCAGGGGCTTGGCTGGCCGAGCGGCGGCTGGTGGCCATCGACGGCAGCTGTCTGGATGTGGCCGACACCCCAGCCAACGACGAGTACTTCAGTCGTCCGGGGGCCGGCGGCAGGGGTGAGAAGGCCGCATTTCCGCAGGCCCGGATCCTGGGGCTGGCCGAGTGTGCCACGCATGCGGTCTTCGCCGCAACGATCGGTGGTTACCGTGACTCGGAGGCCAAACTCGCCGAAAAGCTGCTGGATGCTCTCACGCCGGACATGCTGCTGCTGGCTGATCGCGGGTTCTTCTCGTATGCCTTGTGGCGCAAAGCCCTTGCGACCGGAGCCGACCTGTTGTGGCGAGTACGCACCGACGCCTACGCGCCACAACCGGTGCATGTGCAGGATCTTGCTGACGGCTCGTGGCTAGCGCATCTGCAGTCCAGCGCTGACCGTCGCAGCGAGCCGATGCTGGCACGAGTCATCGACTACACCATCGACGACGGACGCGAAAACTCCACCAGCTACCGGCTATTCACCACGCTGACCGATCCCGAACAGGCCCCCGCCGTCGAGTTGGCCGCCGCCTACGCCCAGCGCTGGGAAATCGAAAACACCTTCGACGAACTCAAAACCCATCAACGCGGACCCCAGGTGGTACTGCGCTCGAAGTCCCCTGATCTTGTCCTACAAGAGATTTGGGGACATCTGTGCTGTCACTACGCCATTCGTACCCTGATGGCCCAGGCCGCCGAACACGCCGGCGAGGACCCCGACCGGGTCAGTTTCACCGCCGCGCTGCGCATCACCCGCCAATCCGTCGCCCAACAGGGCGCATTTCCCCCCTGA
- a CDS encoding WS/DGAT/MGAT family O-acyltransferase: protein MDLMRLTDALFLLAESRERPTHVGGLLLFEPPEGAGRDYIGELYEALLANEDVQPTFRKRPATLLGRVPNLAWSYDRELDVGYHVRRSELPRPGGVSELLELTSRLHSGMLDRRRPLWEACMVEGLNDGRFGLYVKLHHALMDGVSAVRVIQQNMLSADPADTELRAWWSSHRRPEGSGGSMSSCAVRNRAKSFAALAHSTLKLARAALWEQQLTLPFLAPRTMFNVKIGEARRCAVQSWSLERVMAVKEAAGVTVNDVVLAMCSGALRYYLVEQHALPNTPLVASVPISLRSVSEVGGNKIGTVLCNLATNIDDPATRLETISVSMRRSKKVFSELDQLHVLALSMLTMLLPLAFPSANVLISNVPGPAEPMYWGGARLDSIYPLANVMNGEALSVILTNNAGNLDFGLVACRRSVPHLQRLLAHLETSLSDLERAIGV, encoded by the coding sequence ATGGATCTCATGAGGCTCACCGACGCATTGTTTCTGCTTGCCGAATCTCGTGAGCGTCCCACCCATGTAGGCGGCTTACTGCTATTCGAGCCGCCAGAAGGCGCAGGCCGAGATTACATCGGGGAGCTCTATGAGGCACTGCTCGCGAACGAGGATGTCCAGCCCACGTTCCGTAAGCGTCCCGCGACGTTGCTGGGTAGAGTTCCCAACCTGGCATGGTCGTATGATCGCGAGCTCGATGTCGGCTACCACGTGCGCCGCTCGGAGCTGCCGCGGCCGGGAGGTGTCAGCGAGCTGTTGGAGCTGACTTCCCGGTTGCATAGCGGCATGCTTGACCGCCGGCGCCCGCTGTGGGAAGCGTGCATGGTGGAAGGGCTCAACGACGGGCGGTTTGGGCTGTACGTCAAGTTGCATCATGCGCTGATGGACGGAGTCTCGGCGGTACGGGTCATACAGCAGAACATGCTGTCGGCAGATCCAGCTGACACGGAGCTGCGAGCATGGTGGAGTTCCCATCGTCGACCGGAGGGATCGGGGGGATCGATGTCTTCCTGTGCCGTCAGGAACCGGGCGAAATCTTTTGCAGCGCTGGCCCATTCGACACTGAAACTGGCCCGTGCCGCGCTATGGGAGCAGCAACTGACCTTGCCTTTTCTGGCACCACGCACCATGTTCAACGTCAAGATCGGGGAGGCACGGCGATGCGCAGTGCAGTCTTGGTCGTTGGAGCGCGTTATGGCCGTCAAGGAGGCCGCCGGGGTGACTGTTAACGATGTTGTGCTAGCTATGTGTTCTGGCGCGTTGCGCTACTACCTGGTCGAACAACACGCATTGCCGAACACGCCGCTGGTCGCATCGGTGCCGATTAGTCTGCGCTCGGTATCCGAAGTAGGCGGTAACAAGATCGGCACGGTTCTGTGCAATCTTGCTACCAACATCGATGATCCCGCGACAAGGCTGGAGACGATCAGCGTGTCAATGCGCCGAAGCAAGAAGGTGTTCTCCGAATTGGATCAGTTGCATGTGCTGGCATTGTCAATGCTCACTATGTTACTGCCGCTGGCTTTTCCTTCGGCCAATGTTCTCATATCGAATGTTCCTGGACCGGCTGAACCGATGTATTGGGGGGGAGCCCGGCTCGACAGCATTTATCCGTTAGCCAACGTTATGAACGGTGAAGCGCTAAGCGTCATTCTGACGAACAACGCGGGTAATCTGGATTTCGGTCTGGTGGCGTGCCGGCGCAGTGTGCCGCACCTGCAGCGGCTGCTTGCGCATTTGGAAACGTCGCTCAGTGATCTGGAACGCGCCATCGGAGTCTAG
- a CDS encoding SDR family NAD(P)-dependent oxidoreductase, protein MPRPVALITGPTSGIGAGFAQHYADLGYDLVLVARGVDRLEQIASELRHAGRTVEVLPADLSDPADRRKVADRLAAGVRVLVNNAGAMPGKFWTTDPAQLQAQLDLNVTAVMQLTRAALPAMLASGTGTVINVASVAGLLPGPVFGSMYSASKAWVVAFTEVLARELKDTGVGVHAVCPGITATEFFRKAGTAEPQVPSFMWLEVDDVVSRGVADVARGKVISIPGMQYKALVSVGRILPPRLMRAFTDRVGTPRRA, encoded by the coding sequence ATGCCTCGCCCCGTCGCTCTAATCACAGGCCCCACCTCCGGAATCGGCGCTGGTTTTGCTCAACATTATGCAGACCTCGGCTACGACTTGGTGTTAGTGGCCCGAGGCGTGGACCGATTAGAACAAATTGCCAGCGAGCTACGTCACGCTGGCCGTACCGTCGAGGTGTTACCAGCCGATTTGTCTGATCCTGCCGACCGTCGCAAAGTGGCCGACCGGCTGGCGGCCGGCGTCCGGGTGTTAGTGAACAACGCAGGTGCCATGCCCGGCAAGTTTTGGACCACGGATCCCGCCCAGCTCCAAGCTCAGTTGGACCTCAACGTGACCGCGGTAATGCAGTTGACCAGGGCGGCATTACCGGCGATGCTCGCTTCCGGTACTGGCACGGTCATCAACGTTGCCAGTGTGGCCGGCCTCCTGCCAGGACCAGTGTTTGGGTCTATGTACTCGGCATCCAAGGCGTGGGTGGTCGCGTTCACAGAGGTTTTGGCCCGGGAGTTGAAGGACACCGGTGTCGGTGTCCACGCGGTGTGTCCAGGAATTACGGCCACCGAATTCTTTCGAAAGGCTGGCACCGCTGAGCCCCAGGTACCGTCGTTTATGTGGCTGGAGGTCGACGACGTGGTATCCAGGGGTGTCGCCGATGTCGCCCGCGGCAAGGTGATCAGCATCCCGGGGATGCAGTACAAAGCGCTTGTCAGTGTGGGGCGGATACTCCCACCACGTCTGATGCGCGCCTTCACCGATCGGGTCGGCACCCCCCGTCGCGCTTGA
- a CDS encoding glycosyltransferase, giving the protein MATASASASDSRNAALSASPRLATTGTVDLAGLHSLPVWQQNQVFADSEAEVAHAIVHDLADNNPEMAARYGIRGWQKLAGLSSAAFGVIAALLAPSVLLLALLGITSGIVLITFILSVAGLLRSRAGSARRQLVPELADEQLPTYTVLVPAYREEEVIGAMVKCLAKLDYPPQRLEVLLLVERGDIGTQRAIAAAGPPAYMRVLQVPSGPPRTKPRSCNAGLLVANGELLTIFDAEDRPEPDQLRRAAAVFAANSTDLACVQAELRTGNERTNLLTHCFGVEYALRSRLILPGLVALGVPFPPCGTSNHFRTQVVRDVGGWDAWNVSEDADLGMRLHALGYRMTTVDSVTFTDATDRLRDWIWQRTRWHKGYLLTALIHTRAPLDTVQRFGVRGLVGLMTVVLGTPLQFLVQPVISALGISGSLGFRGLIHAVYADTNVISAIQFATLLIWLIAAYLACVKPRRIHLLVVAALPVYWLAHWFAAWRALYQLVTAPFVWEKTAHHANGATESATVTASPGHCESTSRLTGICGHGN; this is encoded by the coding sequence GTGGCGACAGCGAGCGCGTCCGCCAGTGACTCTCGAAACGCGGCATTGTCGGCGTCGCCGCGGCTGGCCACAACCGGGACGGTCGATTTGGCCGGCTTGCATTCGCTTCCGGTCTGGCAACAGAACCAGGTCTTTGCCGACTCGGAAGCCGAAGTGGCGCACGCCATCGTCCATGACCTCGCGGACAACAACCCAGAAATGGCTGCCCGCTACGGCATACGGGGGTGGCAGAAGCTCGCCGGATTGAGTTCGGCGGCGTTTGGTGTCATCGCTGCGCTACTGGCGCCGTCGGTGCTGCTACTGGCCTTACTGGGGATCACGTCCGGCATTGTGTTGATCACGTTCATCCTGTCGGTCGCGGGTCTGCTGCGTTCCAGAGCCGGCAGCGCTCGGCGGCAGTTGGTGCCGGAGTTGGCCGACGAGCAGCTACCCACCTATACCGTGCTGGTCCCGGCCTACCGGGAGGAGGAGGTCATCGGTGCCATGGTGAAGTGCCTGGCTAAGCTGGACTATCCGCCGCAGCGTCTTGAAGTGCTGCTGCTTGTTGAACGCGGCGACATCGGCACGCAGCGCGCGATCGCGGCAGCGGGTCCACCGGCGTACATGCGGGTCCTGCAGGTGCCATCGGGCCCGCCGCGGACCAAGCCGCGATCCTGCAACGCCGGATTGCTAGTCGCCAATGGCGAGTTGCTAACGATCTTCGACGCAGAGGACCGGCCGGAACCCGATCAGCTCAGGCGCGCCGCCGCGGTGTTCGCCGCCAATTCTACTGACCTGGCGTGCGTACAGGCGGAATTGCGCACCGGCAACGAACGCACGAACCTGCTCACGCATTGCTTCGGTGTGGAGTACGCACTGCGTTCGCGATTGATATTGCCGGGACTGGTCGCGCTCGGCGTGCCCTTTCCCCCCTGTGGCACCAGCAATCACTTCCGGACTCAGGTGGTGCGGGATGTGGGCGGATGGGACGCCTGGAACGTTTCTGAGGACGCGGACCTGGGGATGCGCCTGCACGCACTGGGCTATCGGATGACAACGGTCGACTCCGTCACCTTCACCGACGCGACAGACCGGCTGCGGGACTGGATCTGGCAGCGGACGCGGTGGCATAAGGGCTATCTGCTGACCGCGTTGATCCACACACGAGCACCACTAGACACAGTCCAGCGATTCGGTGTCCGAGGGCTAGTAGGGCTCATGACCGTCGTGCTGGGCACACCGCTGCAGTTCCTTGTGCAACCCGTAATATCCGCTCTCGGGATCAGTGGCTCGCTCGGATTCCGGGGTTTAATTCACGCGGTCTATGCAGACACCAACGTGATATCGGCGATCCAATTCGCGACCTTGCTGATCTGGCTAATTGCCGCGTATCTAGCTTGCGTCAAACCACGCCGGATTCATCTGCTCGTCGTTGCCGCCCTGCCAGTGTATTGGCTGGCGCACTGGTTCGCCGCGTGGCGCGCACTCTATCAGCTGGTTACCGCGCCATTCGTCTGGGAAAAGACCGCACATCATGCCAACGGAGCCACGGAATCAGCGACCGTTACGGCCTCTCCCGGCCACTGCGAATCAACCTCAAGACTGACAGGGATCTGTGGACATGGAAATTGA
- a CDS encoding haloacid dehalogenase-like hydrolase — translation MTLSPSRTLAAACAVLLALTGCTGGHPGAPSAGCRTLAADPGWYGDNRDRINGMIKQLGSCGKTGTVTDGAPLALFDWDNTVVRNDIGHATFFWIVRNSKIRQPPAGDWTTTSQFLTPPAAAALAAACGPLAAAGQPLPTGTDPGCADELVSIYNDGQTRSGATAFAGYNHRRFKPVDAWLLQLLAGWTDADVTGFATAARRENLDAAQGAVQTVGSTRQTGWVRYYSQMRDLVGTLQANGFDVRIISASPEAVVRVWAADLGVSADRVMGVRTDHDGDVLTPRIALCGDEPSMPFNEGKRCRVNEQVFGVQGAAAFQQLAPQRRQVFGAGDSDGDVSFVTDATALRLVLNRNQIELMCRAYADSDGRWLVNPTFINPLPMSPPYPCASQGFDEPDGGQAPLRQPDGHVMPDQPDRVYRA, via the coding sequence ATGACACTGTCACCTTCGCGGACGCTCGCAGCGGCGTGTGCGGTCCTACTGGCGCTCACCGGCTGCACCGGCGGACATCCGGGCGCGCCCAGCGCGGGCTGCCGGACCCTGGCTGCCGATCCCGGATGGTACGGCGATAACCGCGACCGGATCAACGGGATGATCAAGCAGCTGGGCAGCTGCGGAAAAACCGGTACGGTGACCGACGGAGCCCCCTTGGCATTGTTCGACTGGGACAACACCGTGGTGCGAAACGACATCGGCCACGCGACCTTCTTCTGGATCGTCCGCAACTCCAAGATCCGCCAACCCCCTGCCGGGGACTGGACCACCACCAGCCAATTCCTCACCCCGCCGGCCGCCGCTGCCCTGGCCGCCGCGTGTGGCCCGCTTGCGGCTGCCGGCCAGCCGCTGCCAACCGGAACCGACCCCGGATGCGCCGACGAGCTGGTGTCAATCTACAACGACGGCCAGACTCGTTCGGGTGCAACGGCATTCGCCGGGTACAACCACCGAAGGTTCAAACCGGTCGATGCCTGGTTGCTGCAATTGCTCGCCGGCTGGACCGACGCCGATGTCACCGGATTCGCCACCGCAGCACGGCGGGAGAATCTGGACGCCGCACAGGGCGCCGTGCAGACCGTGGGGAGTACCCGCCAAACGGGGTGGGTGCGTTACTACTCGCAGATGCGAGACCTCGTTGGGACTCTGCAGGCCAACGGATTCGACGTGCGGATTATCTCCGCTTCCCCGGAGGCGGTGGTTCGGGTCTGGGCCGCCGACCTGGGTGTCAGTGCAGATCGCGTGATGGGCGTACGCACCGACCACGACGGCGACGTGTTGACTCCCCGCATCGCCCTCTGCGGGGATGAACCATCGATGCCCTTCAACGAAGGCAAACGGTGCCGGGTCAACGAGCAGGTGTTCGGCGTGCAGGGCGCGGCGGCGTTCCAGCAGTTGGCGCCGCAGCGCCGCCAGGTGTTCGGCGCGGGCGACTCCGATGGCGATGTGTCCTTTGTCACCGACGCCACCGCGCTGCGGCTGGTGCTCAATCGGAACCAGATCGAGCTGATGTGCCGGGCTTATGCCGACTCCGACGGCCGGTGGCTGGTCAATCCGACGTTCATCAATCCGCTGCCGATGAGCCCGCCCTATCCGTGCGCTAGCCAGGGTTTCGACGAGCCCGACGGCGGGCAAGCACCACTGCGCCAACCCGATGGACATGTCATGCCCGACCAGCCGGACCGGGTGTACCGAGCATGA